In one window of Primulina tabacum isolate GXHZ01 chromosome 8, ASM2559414v2, whole genome shotgun sequence DNA:
- the LOC142554861 gene encoding large ribosomal subunit protein eL18y-like — MSKVNKAPLSLSRLIALMKGKEDKITVIVGTITDDIRVCEVPTLRVTALRFTETARARIEKAGGECLTFDQLALRAPLGQNTVLLRGSTKAREAVKHFGPTPGVPHSHTKPYVLAKGRKFERARGRRNIKGFRV; from the exons ATGAGTAAGGTCAACAAGGCACCGCTCTCTCTCTCCCGTCTGATAGCTCTCATGAAGGGCAAG GAAGACAAGATTACAGTTATCGTGGGTACTATCACTGATGATATTCGTGTATGCGAAGTCCCAACACTGAGGGTCACTGCTCTCAGGTTTACAGAGACTGCGAGGGCTAGGATTGAGAAGGCCGGTGGAGAATGTTTGACTTTTGATCAGCTCGCTCTTAGAGCTCCTCTTGGGCAGAATACG GTACTCCTGAGGGGTTCAACTAAGGCTCGAGAAGCAGTGAAACATTTTGGCCCAACACCTGGTGTTCCACACAGTCACACCAAGCCTTACGTTCTAGCAAAGGGTAGGAAGTTTGAGCGCGCCAGAGGAAGAAGAAACATCAAGGGCTTCCGGGTTTAA